The following proteins are co-located in the Eubalaena glacialis isolate mEubGla1 chromosome 14, mEubGla1.1.hap2.+ XY, whole genome shotgun sequence genome:
- the REV1 gene encoding DNA repair protein REV1 isoform X5: MCPSSLSSFDEQFSTLPSSEDSVPLHFPESPMKQLTPLVEGPRTLPRCGPAEIPDSSTWENQDSAQTNGIDSVLSKAEIASCSYEARQVGIRNGMFFGQAKQLCPNLQAVPYDFHAYKEVARTMYETLASYTHSIEAVSCDEALVDITEILAETRLTPDEFANAVRMEIKDQTKCAASVGIGSNILLARMATRKAKPDGQYHLKPEEVDDFIRGQLVTNLPGVGRSMESKLTSLGIRTCGDLQYMTMAKLQKEFGPKTGQMLYRFCRGLDDRPVRTEKERKSVSAEINYGIRFTQPKEAEAFLLSLSEEIQRRLEAAGVKGKRLTLKIMVRKPGAPVETAKFGGHGICDNITRTVTLDQATDRAKVIAKATLNMFHTMKLNISDMRGVGIHVNQLVPTNPNPSACPSRPAVQASHCPGGPHSVLDLLQVQKAKKPTEEHKEVFLAAMDLEISSASRTCTFLPSLSSHLTSSISPVTTSKAESSGKWNGLHSPISLKSRLNLSIEVPSPSQLDRSVLEALPPDLRKQVEQVCAVQQGEPPGDRRREPANGDSTGAVQQGEPPGDGRREPANGDSTGMLPQPVGTVLLQIPEPPESNSDGGINVIALPAFSQVDPEVFAALPAELQKELKAAYDQRQRQGESTPHLQQASTSVPKNPLLQLKPAAVKEKKRNKKKSSISPPKKIQSPLKNMLLNSPAKTLPGACGSPQKLIDGFLKHEGPASEKPLGELSASTSGVAGLSGLQPEPSGCVRPPAPNLAGAVEFSDVKTLLREWITTISDPMEEDILQVVKYCTDLIEEKDLEKLDLVIKYMKRLMQQSVESVWNMAFDFILDNVQVVLQQTYGSTLKVT, encoded by the exons ATGTGCCCGTCTAGTTTGTCGAGCTTTGATGAGCAGTTCTCTACTTTGCCCTCCAGTGAGGACAGTGTGCCCCTGCATTTCCCTGAATCTCCCATGAAGCAACTCACTCCGCTCGTGGAGGGACCACGCACCCTGCCGCGCTGTGGACCAG cagaaatacCAGATTCATCAACGTGGGAGAATCAAGATTCCGCACAAACAAATGGAATTGATTCTGTTTTGTCAAAGGCTGAAATCGCATCTTGTAGTTATGAAGCCAG acAAGTTGGCATTAGGAATGGAATGTTTTTCGGGCAAGCGAAACAACTTTGTCCCAATCTTCAGGCTGTCCCCTATGATTTTCACGCGTATAAGGAAGTTGCACGAACAATGTATGAGACACTGGCCAG CTACACACATAGCATCGAAGCTGTCAGCTGTGATGAAGCTCTGGTAGACATCACTGAAATCCTCGCAGAGACCAGACTCACTCCTGACGAATTTGCAAATGCTGTCCGCATGGAAATCAAAGACCAGACTAAATGCGCTGCCTCTGTGGGAATCG gtTCTAATATTCTCCTGGCTAGAATGGCAACTAGGAAAGCAAAACCAGATGGCCAGTACCACTTAAAACCAGAAGAAGTAGATGATTTTATCAGAGGTCAGCTAGTTACTAATCTACCAG GAGTTGGACGCTCAATGGAATCCAAGTTGACATCTTTGGGAATTAGAACTTGCGGAGACTTGCAATATATGACCATGGCAAAACTCCAAAAAGAATTTGGTCCCAAAACAGGTCAGATGCTTTATAGGTTCTGCCGTGGTTTGGACGATAGACCAGTTCgaactgaaaaggaaagaaaatctgttTCAGCTGAGATCAACTATGGAATAAGGTTTACCCAG CCAAAAGAAGCGGAAGCTTTTCTTCTGAGTCTTTCAGAAGAAATCCAACGGCGACTTGAAGCTGCTGGCGTGAAGGGTAAACGCCTGACTCTCAAAATCATGGTACGAAAGCCGGGGGCCCCTGTAGAAACTGCAAAATTTGGAGGCCATGGAATTTGTGATAACATCACCAG GACTGTGACTCTTGACCAGGCAACGGATAGAGCAAAAGTAATTGCAAAGGCTACACTAAACATGTTCCATACGATGAAACTCAACATATCGGATATGAGAGGG GTCGGGATTCACGTGAATCAGTTGGTTCCGACTAACCCAAACCCTTCTGCGTGTCCCAGTCGCCCGGCAGTTCAGGCAAGCCACTGTCCTGGTGGGCCACACTCTGTCCTTGACCTCCTCCAAGTTCAGAAAGCTAAGAAGCCCACAGAAGAGCACAAGGAAG TATTTCTGGCTGCTATGGATCTGGAAATTTCATCTGCCTCTAGAACTTGCACTTTCTTGCCATCTCTTTCTTCACATCTGACATCAAGCATCAGTCCTGTTACTACTAGCAAAGCTGAGTCCTCAGGGAAATGGAATGGTCTACATTCTCCCATCAGTTTAAAATCAAGACTTAACCTGAGTATAGAGGTCCCATCACCTTCCCAG CTGGACCGGTCTGTCTTGGAAGCGCTGCCGCCTGACCTCCGGAAGCAGGTGGAGCAGGTGTGTGCTGTGCAGCAGGGAGAGCCGCCTGGCGACAGGAGGAGAGAGCCAGCAAATGGCGACAGCACAGGTGCTGTGCAGCAGGGAGAGCCGCCTGGCGACGGGAGGAGAGAGCCAGCAAATGGCGACAGCACAGGAATGTTGCCACAGCCAGTTGGGACAGTTTTGTTACAAATACCAGAACCTCCAGAATCTAACAGCGATGGGGGAATTAATGTAATAGCCCTTCCAGCATTTTCACAG GTGGACCCTGAGGTGTTTGCGGCCCTTCCTGCAGAGCTTCAAAAGGAGCTGAAAGCAGCCTACGATCAAAGACAAAGGCAAGGAGAAAGCACCCCTCACCTGCAGCAGGCCAGCACATCCG TGCCAAAGAACCCGCTACTGCAGCTAAAACCAGCagcagtgaaagaaaagaaaagaaacaagaaaaaaagctcCATCAGTCCCCCCAAAAAGATTCAGAGCCCTTTGAAGAACATGCTGCTTAACAGTCCTGCAAAAACTCTGCCAGGGGCCTGTGGCAGTCCCCAGAAGTTAATTGATGGGTTTCTAAAACATGAAGGTCCTGCCTCTGAGAAACCTCTG GGAGAACTCTCTGCTTCCACTTCAGGTGTTGCTGGCCTTTCTGGTTTGCAGCCTGAGCCATCTGGGTGTGTTAGACCCCCAGCGCCCAACCTAGCTGGAGCTGTGGAATTCAGTGATGTGAAGACCTTGCTCAGAGAATGGATAACTACCATTTCAG ATCCAATGGAAGAAGACATTCTGCAAGTTGTGAAATACTGTACTGATCTAATAGAGGAAAAAGATTTGGAAAAACTGGACCTagttataaaatacatgaaaag GTTGATGCAGCAGTCGGTGGAGTCCGTTTGGAATATGGCATTTGACTTTATTCTCGACAATGTTCAGGTGGTTTTACAACAGACTTATGGAAGCACATTAAAAGTTACATGA
- the REV1 gene encoding DNA repair protein REV1 isoform X8 — MFFGQAKQLCPNLQAVPYDFHAYKEVARTMYETLASYTHSIEAVSCDEALVDITEILAETRLTPDEFANAVRMEIKDQTKCAASVGIGSNILLARMATRKAKPDGQYHLKPEEVDDFIRGQLVTNLPGVGRSMESKLTSLGIRTCGDLQYMTMAKLQKEFGPKTGQMLYRFCRGLDDRPVRTEKERKSVSAEINYGIRFTQPKEAEAFLLSLSEEIQRRLEAAGVKGKRLTLKIMVRKPGAPVETAKFGGHGICDNITRTVTLDQATDRAKVIAKATLNMFHTMKLNISDMRGVGIHVNQLVPTNPNPSACPSRPAVQASHCPGGPHSVLDLLQVQKAKKPTEEHKEVFLAAMDLEISSASRTCTFLPSLSSHLTSSISPVTTSKAESSGKWNGLHSPISLKSRLNLSIEVPSPSQLDRSVLEALPPDLRKQVEQVCAVQQGEPPGDRRREPANGDSTGAVQQGEPPGDGRREPANGDSTGMLPQPVGTVLLQIPEPPESNSDGGINVIALPAFSQVDPEVFAALPAELQKELKAAYDQRQRQGESTPHLQQASTSVPKNPLLQLKPAAVKEKKRNKKKSSISPPKKIQSPLKNMLLNSPAKTLPGACGSPQKLIDGFLKHEGPASEKPLGELSASTSGVAGLSGLQPEPSGCVRPPAPNLAGAVEFSDVKTLLREWITTISDPMEEDILQVVKYCTDLIEEKDLEKLDLVIKYMKRLMQQSVESVWNMAFDFILDNVQVVLQQTYGSTLKVT, encoded by the exons ATGTTTTTCGGGCAAGCGAAACAACTTTGTCCCAATCTTCAGGCTGTCCCCTATGATTTTCACGCGTATAAGGAAGTTGCACGAACAATGTATGAGACACTGGCCAG CTACACACATAGCATCGAAGCTGTCAGCTGTGATGAAGCTCTGGTAGACATCACTGAAATCCTCGCAGAGACCAGACTCACTCCTGACGAATTTGCAAATGCTGTCCGCATGGAAATCAAAGACCAGACTAAATGCGCTGCCTCTGTGGGAATCG gtTCTAATATTCTCCTGGCTAGAATGGCAACTAGGAAAGCAAAACCAGATGGCCAGTACCACTTAAAACCAGAAGAAGTAGATGATTTTATCAGAGGTCAGCTAGTTACTAATCTACCAG GAGTTGGACGCTCAATGGAATCCAAGTTGACATCTTTGGGAATTAGAACTTGCGGAGACTTGCAATATATGACCATGGCAAAACTCCAAAAAGAATTTGGTCCCAAAACAGGTCAGATGCTTTATAGGTTCTGCCGTGGTTTGGACGATAGACCAGTTCgaactgaaaaggaaagaaaatctgttTCAGCTGAGATCAACTATGGAATAAGGTTTACCCAG CCAAAAGAAGCGGAAGCTTTTCTTCTGAGTCTTTCAGAAGAAATCCAACGGCGACTTGAAGCTGCTGGCGTGAAGGGTAAACGCCTGACTCTCAAAATCATGGTACGAAAGCCGGGGGCCCCTGTAGAAACTGCAAAATTTGGAGGCCATGGAATTTGTGATAACATCACCAG GACTGTGACTCTTGACCAGGCAACGGATAGAGCAAAAGTAATTGCAAAGGCTACACTAAACATGTTCCATACGATGAAACTCAACATATCGGATATGAGAGGG GTCGGGATTCACGTGAATCAGTTGGTTCCGACTAACCCAAACCCTTCTGCGTGTCCCAGTCGCCCGGCAGTTCAGGCAAGCCACTGTCCTGGTGGGCCACACTCTGTCCTTGACCTCCTCCAAGTTCAGAAAGCTAAGAAGCCCACAGAAGAGCACAAGGAAG TATTTCTGGCTGCTATGGATCTGGAAATTTCATCTGCCTCTAGAACTTGCACTTTCTTGCCATCTCTTTCTTCACATCTGACATCAAGCATCAGTCCTGTTACTACTAGCAAAGCTGAGTCCTCAGGGAAATGGAATGGTCTACATTCTCCCATCAGTTTAAAATCAAGACTTAACCTGAGTATAGAGGTCCCATCACCTTCCCAG CTGGACCGGTCTGTCTTGGAAGCGCTGCCGCCTGACCTCCGGAAGCAGGTGGAGCAGGTGTGTGCTGTGCAGCAGGGAGAGCCGCCTGGCGACAGGAGGAGAGAGCCAGCAAATGGCGACAGCACAGGTGCTGTGCAGCAGGGAGAGCCGCCTGGCGACGGGAGGAGAGAGCCAGCAAATGGCGACAGCACAGGAATGTTGCCACAGCCAGTTGGGACAGTTTTGTTACAAATACCAGAACCTCCAGAATCTAACAGCGATGGGGGAATTAATGTAATAGCCCTTCCAGCATTTTCACAG GTGGACCCTGAGGTGTTTGCGGCCCTTCCTGCAGAGCTTCAAAAGGAGCTGAAAGCAGCCTACGATCAAAGACAAAGGCAAGGAGAAAGCACCCCTCACCTGCAGCAGGCCAGCACATCCG TGCCAAAGAACCCGCTACTGCAGCTAAAACCAGCagcagtgaaagaaaagaaaagaaacaagaaaaaaagctcCATCAGTCCCCCCAAAAAGATTCAGAGCCCTTTGAAGAACATGCTGCTTAACAGTCCTGCAAAAACTCTGCCAGGGGCCTGTGGCAGTCCCCAGAAGTTAATTGATGGGTTTCTAAAACATGAAGGTCCTGCCTCTGAGAAACCTCTG GGAGAACTCTCTGCTTCCACTTCAGGTGTTGCTGGCCTTTCTGGTTTGCAGCCTGAGCCATCTGGGTGTGTTAGACCCCCAGCGCCCAACCTAGCTGGAGCTGTGGAATTCAGTGATGTGAAGACCTTGCTCAGAGAATGGATAACTACCATTTCAG ATCCAATGGAAGAAGACATTCTGCAAGTTGTGAAATACTGTACTGATCTAATAGAGGAAAAAGATTTGGAAAAACTGGACCTagttataaaatacatgaaaag GTTGATGCAGCAGTCGGTGGAGTCCGTTTGGAATATGGCATTTGACTTTATTCTCGACAATGTTCAGGTGGTTTTACAACAGACTTATGGAAGCACATTAAAAGTTACATGA
- the REV1 gene encoding DNA repair protein REV1 isoform X7 — protein MVVWGNAEEIPDSSTWENQDSAQTNGIDSVLSKAEIASCSYEARQVGIRNGMFFGQAKQLCPNLQAVPYDFHAYKEVARTMYETLASYTHSIEAVSCDEALVDITEILAETRLTPDEFANAVRMEIKDQTKCAASVGIGSNILLARMATRKAKPDGQYHLKPEEVDDFIRGQLVTNLPGVGRSMESKLTSLGIRTCGDLQYMTMAKLQKEFGPKTGQMLYRFCRGLDDRPVRTEKERKSVSAEINYGIRFTQPKEAEAFLLSLSEEIQRRLEAAGVKGKRLTLKIMVRKPGAPVETAKFGGHGICDNITRTVTLDQATDRAKVIAKATLNMFHTMKLNISDMRGVGIHVNQLVPTNPNPSACPSRPAVQASHCPGGPHSVLDLLQVQKAKKPTEEHKEVFLAAMDLEISSASRTCTFLPSLSSHLTSSISPVTTSKAESSGKWNGLHSPISLKSRLNLSIEVPSPSQLDRSVLEALPPDLRKQVEQVCAVQQGEPPGDRRREPANGDSTGAVQQGEPPGDGRREPANGDSTGMLPQPVGTVLLQIPEPPESNSDGGINVIALPAFSQVDPEVFAALPAELQKELKAAYDQRQRQGESTPHLQQASTSVPKNPLLQLKPAAVKEKKRNKKKSSISPPKKIQSPLKNMLLNSPAKTLPGACGSPQKLIDGFLKHEGPASEKPLGELSASTSGVAGLSGLQPEPSGCVRPPAPNLAGAVEFSDVKTLLREWITTISDPMEEDILQVVKYCTDLIEEKDLEKLDLVIKYMKRLMQQSVESVWNMAFDFILDNVQVVLQQTYGSTLKVT, from the exons aaatacCAGATTCATCAACGTGGGAGAATCAAGATTCCGCACAAACAAATGGAATTGATTCTGTTTTGTCAAAGGCTGAAATCGCATCTTGTAGTTATGAAGCCAG acAAGTTGGCATTAGGAATGGAATGTTTTTCGGGCAAGCGAAACAACTTTGTCCCAATCTTCAGGCTGTCCCCTATGATTTTCACGCGTATAAGGAAGTTGCACGAACAATGTATGAGACACTGGCCAG CTACACACATAGCATCGAAGCTGTCAGCTGTGATGAAGCTCTGGTAGACATCACTGAAATCCTCGCAGAGACCAGACTCACTCCTGACGAATTTGCAAATGCTGTCCGCATGGAAATCAAAGACCAGACTAAATGCGCTGCCTCTGTGGGAATCG gtTCTAATATTCTCCTGGCTAGAATGGCAACTAGGAAAGCAAAACCAGATGGCCAGTACCACTTAAAACCAGAAGAAGTAGATGATTTTATCAGAGGTCAGCTAGTTACTAATCTACCAG GAGTTGGACGCTCAATGGAATCCAAGTTGACATCTTTGGGAATTAGAACTTGCGGAGACTTGCAATATATGACCATGGCAAAACTCCAAAAAGAATTTGGTCCCAAAACAGGTCAGATGCTTTATAGGTTCTGCCGTGGTTTGGACGATAGACCAGTTCgaactgaaaaggaaagaaaatctgttTCAGCTGAGATCAACTATGGAATAAGGTTTACCCAG CCAAAAGAAGCGGAAGCTTTTCTTCTGAGTCTTTCAGAAGAAATCCAACGGCGACTTGAAGCTGCTGGCGTGAAGGGTAAACGCCTGACTCTCAAAATCATGGTACGAAAGCCGGGGGCCCCTGTAGAAACTGCAAAATTTGGAGGCCATGGAATTTGTGATAACATCACCAG GACTGTGACTCTTGACCAGGCAACGGATAGAGCAAAAGTAATTGCAAAGGCTACACTAAACATGTTCCATACGATGAAACTCAACATATCGGATATGAGAGGG GTCGGGATTCACGTGAATCAGTTGGTTCCGACTAACCCAAACCCTTCTGCGTGTCCCAGTCGCCCGGCAGTTCAGGCAAGCCACTGTCCTGGTGGGCCACACTCTGTCCTTGACCTCCTCCAAGTTCAGAAAGCTAAGAAGCCCACAGAAGAGCACAAGGAAG TATTTCTGGCTGCTATGGATCTGGAAATTTCATCTGCCTCTAGAACTTGCACTTTCTTGCCATCTCTTTCTTCACATCTGACATCAAGCATCAGTCCTGTTACTACTAGCAAAGCTGAGTCCTCAGGGAAATGGAATGGTCTACATTCTCCCATCAGTTTAAAATCAAGACTTAACCTGAGTATAGAGGTCCCATCACCTTCCCAG CTGGACCGGTCTGTCTTGGAAGCGCTGCCGCCTGACCTCCGGAAGCAGGTGGAGCAGGTGTGTGCTGTGCAGCAGGGAGAGCCGCCTGGCGACAGGAGGAGAGAGCCAGCAAATGGCGACAGCACAGGTGCTGTGCAGCAGGGAGAGCCGCCTGGCGACGGGAGGAGAGAGCCAGCAAATGGCGACAGCACAGGAATGTTGCCACAGCCAGTTGGGACAGTTTTGTTACAAATACCAGAACCTCCAGAATCTAACAGCGATGGGGGAATTAATGTAATAGCCCTTCCAGCATTTTCACAG GTGGACCCTGAGGTGTTTGCGGCCCTTCCTGCAGAGCTTCAAAAGGAGCTGAAAGCAGCCTACGATCAAAGACAAAGGCAAGGAGAAAGCACCCCTCACCTGCAGCAGGCCAGCACATCCG TGCCAAAGAACCCGCTACTGCAGCTAAAACCAGCagcagtgaaagaaaagaaaagaaacaagaaaaaaagctcCATCAGTCCCCCCAAAAAGATTCAGAGCCCTTTGAAGAACATGCTGCTTAACAGTCCTGCAAAAACTCTGCCAGGGGCCTGTGGCAGTCCCCAGAAGTTAATTGATGGGTTTCTAAAACATGAAGGTCCTGCCTCTGAGAAACCTCTG GGAGAACTCTCTGCTTCCACTTCAGGTGTTGCTGGCCTTTCTGGTTTGCAGCCTGAGCCATCTGGGTGTGTTAGACCCCCAGCGCCCAACCTAGCTGGAGCTGTGGAATTCAGTGATGTGAAGACCTTGCTCAGAGAATGGATAACTACCATTTCAG ATCCAATGGAAGAAGACATTCTGCAAGTTGTGAAATACTGTACTGATCTAATAGAGGAAAAAGATTTGGAAAAACTGGACCTagttataaaatacatgaaaag GTTGATGCAGCAGTCGGTGGAGTCCGTTTGGAATATGGCATTTGACTTTATTCTCGACAATGTTCAGGTGGTTTTACAACAGACTTATGGAAGCACATTAAAAGTTACATGA
- the REV1 gene encoding DNA repair protein REV1 isoform X6 — MCPSSLSSFDEQFSTLPSSEDSVPLHFPESPMKQLTPLVEGPRTLPRCGPEIPDSSTWENQDSAQTNGIDSVLSKAEIASCSYEARQVGIRNGMFFGQAKQLCPNLQAVPYDFHAYKEVARTMYETLASYTHSIEAVSCDEALVDITEILAETRLTPDEFANAVRMEIKDQTKCAASVGIGSNILLARMATRKAKPDGQYHLKPEEVDDFIRGQLVTNLPGVGRSMESKLTSLGIRTCGDLQYMTMAKLQKEFGPKTGQMLYRFCRGLDDRPVRTEKERKSVSAEINYGIRFTQPKEAEAFLLSLSEEIQRRLEAAGVKGKRLTLKIMVRKPGAPVETAKFGGHGICDNITRTVTLDQATDRAKVIAKATLNMFHTMKLNISDMRGVGIHVNQLVPTNPNPSACPSRPAVQASHCPGGPHSVLDLLQVQKAKKPTEEHKEVFLAAMDLEISSASRTCTFLPSLSSHLTSSISPVTTSKAESSGKWNGLHSPISLKSRLNLSIEVPSPSQLDRSVLEALPPDLRKQVEQVCAVQQGEPPGDRRREPANGDSTGAVQQGEPPGDGRREPANGDSTGMLPQPVGTVLLQIPEPPESNSDGGINVIALPAFSQVDPEVFAALPAELQKELKAAYDQRQRQGESTPHLQQASTSVPKNPLLQLKPAAVKEKKRNKKKSSISPPKKIQSPLKNMLLNSPAKTLPGACGSPQKLIDGFLKHEGPASEKPLGELSASTSGVAGLSGLQPEPSGCVRPPAPNLAGAVEFSDVKTLLREWITTISDPMEEDILQVVKYCTDLIEEKDLEKLDLVIKYMKRLMQQSVESVWNMAFDFILDNVQVVLQQTYGSTLKVT; from the exons ATGTGCCCGTCTAGTTTGTCGAGCTTTGATGAGCAGTTCTCTACTTTGCCCTCCAGTGAGGACAGTGTGCCCCTGCATTTCCCTGAATCTCCCATGAAGCAACTCACTCCGCTCGTGGAGGGACCACGCACCCTGCCGCGCTGTGGACCAG aaatacCAGATTCATCAACGTGGGAGAATCAAGATTCCGCACAAACAAATGGAATTGATTCTGTTTTGTCAAAGGCTGAAATCGCATCTTGTAGTTATGAAGCCAG acAAGTTGGCATTAGGAATGGAATGTTTTTCGGGCAAGCGAAACAACTTTGTCCCAATCTTCAGGCTGTCCCCTATGATTTTCACGCGTATAAGGAAGTTGCACGAACAATGTATGAGACACTGGCCAG CTACACACATAGCATCGAAGCTGTCAGCTGTGATGAAGCTCTGGTAGACATCACTGAAATCCTCGCAGAGACCAGACTCACTCCTGACGAATTTGCAAATGCTGTCCGCATGGAAATCAAAGACCAGACTAAATGCGCTGCCTCTGTGGGAATCG gtTCTAATATTCTCCTGGCTAGAATGGCAACTAGGAAAGCAAAACCAGATGGCCAGTACCACTTAAAACCAGAAGAAGTAGATGATTTTATCAGAGGTCAGCTAGTTACTAATCTACCAG GAGTTGGACGCTCAATGGAATCCAAGTTGACATCTTTGGGAATTAGAACTTGCGGAGACTTGCAATATATGACCATGGCAAAACTCCAAAAAGAATTTGGTCCCAAAACAGGTCAGATGCTTTATAGGTTCTGCCGTGGTTTGGACGATAGACCAGTTCgaactgaaaaggaaagaaaatctgttTCAGCTGAGATCAACTATGGAATAAGGTTTACCCAG CCAAAAGAAGCGGAAGCTTTTCTTCTGAGTCTTTCAGAAGAAATCCAACGGCGACTTGAAGCTGCTGGCGTGAAGGGTAAACGCCTGACTCTCAAAATCATGGTACGAAAGCCGGGGGCCCCTGTAGAAACTGCAAAATTTGGAGGCCATGGAATTTGTGATAACATCACCAG GACTGTGACTCTTGACCAGGCAACGGATAGAGCAAAAGTAATTGCAAAGGCTACACTAAACATGTTCCATACGATGAAACTCAACATATCGGATATGAGAGGG GTCGGGATTCACGTGAATCAGTTGGTTCCGACTAACCCAAACCCTTCTGCGTGTCCCAGTCGCCCGGCAGTTCAGGCAAGCCACTGTCCTGGTGGGCCACACTCTGTCCTTGACCTCCTCCAAGTTCAGAAAGCTAAGAAGCCCACAGAAGAGCACAAGGAAG TATTTCTGGCTGCTATGGATCTGGAAATTTCATCTGCCTCTAGAACTTGCACTTTCTTGCCATCTCTTTCTTCACATCTGACATCAAGCATCAGTCCTGTTACTACTAGCAAAGCTGAGTCCTCAGGGAAATGGAATGGTCTACATTCTCCCATCAGTTTAAAATCAAGACTTAACCTGAGTATAGAGGTCCCATCACCTTCCCAG CTGGACCGGTCTGTCTTGGAAGCGCTGCCGCCTGACCTCCGGAAGCAGGTGGAGCAGGTGTGTGCTGTGCAGCAGGGAGAGCCGCCTGGCGACAGGAGGAGAGAGCCAGCAAATGGCGACAGCACAGGTGCTGTGCAGCAGGGAGAGCCGCCTGGCGACGGGAGGAGAGAGCCAGCAAATGGCGACAGCACAGGAATGTTGCCACAGCCAGTTGGGACAGTTTTGTTACAAATACCAGAACCTCCAGAATCTAACAGCGATGGGGGAATTAATGTAATAGCCCTTCCAGCATTTTCACAG GTGGACCCTGAGGTGTTTGCGGCCCTTCCTGCAGAGCTTCAAAAGGAGCTGAAAGCAGCCTACGATCAAAGACAAAGGCAAGGAGAAAGCACCCCTCACCTGCAGCAGGCCAGCACATCCG TGCCAAAGAACCCGCTACTGCAGCTAAAACCAGCagcagtgaaagaaaagaaaagaaacaagaaaaaaagctcCATCAGTCCCCCCAAAAAGATTCAGAGCCCTTTGAAGAACATGCTGCTTAACAGTCCTGCAAAAACTCTGCCAGGGGCCTGTGGCAGTCCCCAGAAGTTAATTGATGGGTTTCTAAAACATGAAGGTCCTGCCTCTGAGAAACCTCTG GGAGAACTCTCTGCTTCCACTTCAGGTGTTGCTGGCCTTTCTGGTTTGCAGCCTGAGCCATCTGGGTGTGTTAGACCCCCAGCGCCCAACCTAGCTGGAGCTGTGGAATTCAGTGATGTGAAGACCTTGCTCAGAGAATGGATAACTACCATTTCAG ATCCAATGGAAGAAGACATTCTGCAAGTTGTGAAATACTGTACTGATCTAATAGAGGAAAAAGATTTGGAAAAACTGGACCTagttataaaatacatgaaaag GTTGATGCAGCAGTCGGTGGAGTCCGTTTGGAATATGGCATTTGACTTTATTCTCGACAATGTTCAGGTGGTTTTACAACAGACTTATGGAAGCACATTAAAAGTTACATGA